The Candidatus Methanoperedens sp. genomic interval ACCATATTGTTTAAATCTACCATTTTAAGTTTCATATTTTTGCTTTGAAGGAATTTTAAAAAATCCACTGCAAATAACTGGCAAATTGTTTTTCCCTCTTCGTTTTGCAAATTTGGAAATATAAGTTTCATGACTTCTCCCTTCGCACGTATTCAATAATCGAATTAACAGGAGAATTCAAATCGATTTTCACAGTTTTCCCATCATCGGATATTGTTTCATACTTTATTTCATCTGTTCTAATATTGATGCAAGAAAGTTCTTTACTGATATCAGAAAAGGCTGCTTCATACAGTGATTTTTTAATCTCTGGTTTTTTCATATATTGCAGATAAACAGTTTCACTTGTAAAACTTGCCAGAATGTCAACAGTTCTTAGAATATCAATGAGCGGCAGAGCTGAAAGAAATTCATGGTCTATTCTTTCGGGTCTCTGTCTTTTAATAATGCTCAGCCACTCTTTGGACAATTTTTTCCAATTAGGATGATTTGATATGAATTGTTCGATTAATATTGCAGATTCATCATCTATAAGTGTTTTGTGATGTGCAAGAATTGCTAAAATATAAGGTAATTTTAAATCCTTTAGATTTGAATAATTATCCAACCATTTAATAAATGCCAACTCTTCATGACGAATGTATTGTGGTTTATTCATTTTTATAGCTTCTTGAAATTCAGGGCCCAGCTTTCCAATGTCGTGAAGTTGAACCATCCTTTTTACGTCATCTATTGAATTATGATAATTTAACGCTTTTAAAACCGGGTTAAGAAATGCGAGGCACAGGTTTATATGGCTATTGTAGGTTTCAAAAAAATCACTCCCATGAGTTTTTGAGTAACAATCTTCGGTGGGTAACAATTTATAAATATCATTATTCATTTCTTGTCACTCCTAAAATCGAGTCATATCCAACACTCTTTGAAACTGCTATTGACCAGGCATTAGGATTATTTTTTTCTCTGAAGGTGATTTTTTGGTCTTCTTTATCATATTCTCGGTCATAAAATTTAAATTCAGAAAGATCTTTTGAAATACTATATAAGAACCGCAAATCTACTCTTACACAATTTTCCATCACTTTATTATTATCATCTTTATTGATATTTTTACCAAAATAAATATAAACAGGTGTTGCATCCCTTGTTGGAACATTTATCCATGCATCTCCGAAAGCTGAAAGCGATACAAAAGCACTCAATATTATTCCTCTCGCCTTTGATTCGGCATTGCCTTCAAGTGCTGGAGGAATCACACTCCCAACAAGTTGTTTTTCCAGAGTAAAATCATAATCTTGATTACCCGACAATCCCTTTAACATCTGAATAGCTGGCTCTATTTTAGACTTTTTATACGGCAATTGTTTTTCTTCTTTTGAGTACAGCAGGAATATACTTCCCTCTTCATTTTTCCTTCGAGCGCATCTGCCAATTCTCTGAACAAGCGAATCACCAGTAGCAATTTCAGTAATCAAGCATGGCGCGCTGATATCAATTCCAGCCTCTACAACCTGAGTAGCTACGATAAACGCATTGTCTTTCGTAAAATGCTCCCTTATTTGATTTTCTTTCTTTTCTCTGTCTTCATATTTGAATCTGCTATGCAGCAATAGAACATTTCTTACATTGCCACTTAATTTATTAAATAAGTCCTGAGCTTTACCAACCGTATTGCAAACTATCAAAGCTTTTGAGATTTTATTTTCATTAATTATTTCTTCGACTTTTGATGTAAAGTCATTGAATTCAACAATCTTTGCGATTTGTTTTTTACCAGTAAAATTCATCCATTTATCATCAGGAACTGGAATTTTCTTGTAACCTTTTTCGTCTTTTAATTCTAAAAAATCTATCATTTTATCGCTAAGTGTAGCAGTCATAACGATATGATGTGCCTTTCCTTCCCTCAGTAATTTAAAAGTATAGCGCGCCAGGGTATGGGTATAGTTATCATACATCTGCGCTTCATCAAAAATAGTGGTTGAATTAAAAATGCGGGCGATAGGCAAATCCCTGAATTTCTTAGGAGTCAGGGAACTGCGATAAAGTCGCGCAATGTAACTATCCATTGTCGTAATAATAATATCATGTGCATAAAGTTTTGATTCCCTTTCTTCCCCATAATCGGTGGCGATACTTATCAGTTTAGGATTGCTGAATTCAGTCTGTTCCAGATCAACAATTCTGTAACCTAATTCTTTTACAGCGTCAGGTTTCCCATCTTTTCCTTCGATAAGCTCGATAATGTCCTGTTTTATGCTTTTAAGAAGCGTTTTAGTCGGTAGAACATAAATCAAATGCTTAGTCGGGCGCTCTTTCAACCAGCTATAAACTACTGCGAGTGTTTTTCCGCTACCACATGGCGCGAGAAGAAGCGCATTCTTGCGCTCACGCATCGGCTCCTGCATTGCTTTTTGGTGATGGTATAATTCAAGCATTTATTACGCCTATCCCTTTCCATTGTTTAAGCGTAGCGTCTCTTGCGTCCAACTGCAACGCCATTCTTCCACATACATCCCTAAAGTTCATGGCTGAAACTATGCAGTTTCAATATTTAACTTTTTCGTTTTACTATACACTTGTTTACCATTTACCTTCACAAATACTGTAAATACATATACTTCCTGCACCAAGTCTGTTAAAAATATAGAGCGATGCTATCAGCACTATATATAGATGCAAACATAAACCGCAACATTTATATTTATTCTGCTTACTATACTTGCACATGGATAAAGAGTTCCTGATAAGCTATCTAAAAAAAAGAAACTACTGGTGGCAAACAAAAAATATCGCACCTTCGGACAGAGGAACAGAGAGACAGGATTATCTCAACAAGATACAGCAATCCGACAAACTTGAAAGGATCATCTGCCTCTCAGGGATAAGGCGGAGCGGAAAAACAACCATACTATACCAGTACATAGACCTTCTTCTTAAAACCAAAAAACCCGAAGAGATCGTCTATGCGAAAATTGATGACCTCATCGGAAAAATAGACAGCGTCCACGATATCCTGAACACGTACCATGAACTTACAGGCATAGACCCATCCAGGGAATCAACATACTTCCTGCTTGATGAGATACATGTCATGAAAGAGTGGCAGTTGCAGTTGAAATATTACATAGATGCACATGCAAAATGCAGGTTCATAATATCAGGTTCATCCAAAACCCTGCTGTATCTGGATGCTTCAGAAAGTCTGGCAGGGCGGATAAGGTTCCTGGACGTTTTTCCTCTGACGCTCCGGGAGTTCCTGGAATTCAATAATATTGATGTTTCCGGGATGCTTCCACAAAAACCCGACCTTGAGGGTTTTGAAGATATTGAAAAAGCATACAACGGCATTGTAGAACATAAACAGAGCATATTGTATTTTCTTAGCCAGTATTTCGATACGGGAGGGTATCCTGAATGGTTCAAGATCAGGGATATGGAGCAGTGGTACAGAACTATCGTGGAGGATTATTTCGCCCTCATCCTGTTCAAGGACATCGTAAGCGTGTTCAAAGTGAAGGACCCCATACTTCTTGAAAAGATGGTACGGGATATTGCTGCCGTTTCCACTAACAGGTTCACCTACAAAGGATTATCCGAAAGGCTCGATATTGACCGGGAGACCTTGAAACTCTACCTTTATTACCTGCAGAGTTCAATGATGGTGTTCGTAGCAGATGTTTTTGCGCCCTCCAAGAAAGCGGCTGAGAAGCGGGCAAAGAAACTATATTTCTGGGAAGAAGGTCTCAGGAGGGCGCTGACCCTGGACAGGGACGATGGTAAAGCTGCAGAAAATGTAGCGGCATGGCACCTGATTAAAAAAGGTCGTGAGTCAAAACCATTCTATGAACCTTACTATTGGAAAAATAAACATGAGGTTGATTTCGTATATGATGACTCGAAAAAAGTAATCCCAATCGAAATAAAGTACAGAGAGCATCCTACAAATGCCGATCTGAAAGGACTTATAGAATTCATGGAGATGGAAGATCTGAACACCGGGATAGTCGTGACAAAAGACACCTTTAAGAAAGGAGAACTTGGAGGACGCCGGGTACTGTTTATTCCGATATGGCTTTTCTTATTACTGATATGAACGTGAAGGTTCTATTTGTACACCTCAAAACCTCACAAATACATCATATATATTCATAAATTAGTAAACAATATATACATTTATATTCAAAATACATATCAATGACAACCACCCTCACTCTCATCTCAACCATCTATTCCATAGAGCCTGTTATCGTCTGTGCCACCCGCTTCTCACCCTCGCGTATTATTCTGCTGACTGAAGAGAAGGCTCCCGAAGAGAAGGAGCGTGCGGAGAAGATGATCACTGACACCCTCGGCTCGGTCCTTAAGGTAGAGAAAAAATATACCTCTCTCTACGATGTTGTAAAAGTTGCCAGGGACGTTGCTGCAATAATTGAAGAAGAGAACGCAAAAGGGCAGCGCATAATAGTGAACGTCTCTGGCGGCAGGAAGCCCCAGGCATTTGGCGCACTCTTTGGATCTTATGCAAGGAAGGAAATGGTAGAGCAGGTAGTCTATGTTACAGAGGAAGACCAGTTTGTGATCGATTTCCCTCTGCTTGGATTCGGTATTTCGGATACAAAGCGCGCGGTACTTGAACAGCTTGAGAGCAGTGAGACATCTGTAAGCAAGATTGCTATAAAGATCGGCATCTCAAAAGGAATGGCTTACAGCCATCTCAGGGAACTCAAATCAATGGGTTATGTGAGTGAGGGGAACGGCTTCAAAATAACAAGCGCAGGGAGGATCGCGATAATATGAACTGCCTCGTAGTGTACGATATAACAGATGACGGCCAGCGGAAGAGGCTTGCTACAATGCTCCAGACCTTTGGTCTTGCACGTATCCAGTACAGCGCTTTCAGAGGTGAGTTAAATGCTAATGACAGGGCCGTACTTGCCAGGAGAGTAAGCCAATTCGTGAACGATGGACATGACAGCATCTTTATTATTCCCCTGTGTGACCGGTGTACAGGCACAGCTGAGATAATCAGTAACAGCGGTACGTGTCTCGTTAAGGACTCAAGCGTACAGATAGTGTGATGAGTGTGATATTATGGTGTACTACTTAAACGATATCGAGCATAAGCAGCTCTTAAAGAAGCTCCGCCCGCTTTCAAGGAGTGTTGGCGTAACAGAGGAACTTCGTGGCTGGAGCTGGGACAATTCCCCATTGAAACCCTATTACGATGTAAAGCTGCCAATGTATTCTATATGCAGCAAGTACTGCCCGACGTCAAGGGATGTCTACTTGAGGCATGTGCTTAAAAAGAAAGGCGAGATGACATATCCTGTATCTCTGGGTTCTGTTACACATGCCTCAATAAATGAAGCATACAGGCAGGTGAGGCGGAAAAGCTTCACTCCAGCTTTTGAAGAGTGGTATAATACGCAGAAGTTTGAGACGCATATCCAGGGAAACCTTGAACTTATAAAAAAATATGCAGGAATGGTCTGGAAGCATGTTCTCACTAACGCCGAATCTAAATTCACAGATGCCTCAAGCAGCCAGCCGTATTCTACAGAGGAAGATATGATCGCAACTTCAGCGCCCTTCCTTATCGAACATAAGATCAGCGGTGAGTTAATAGGATGCAGCGGCATCCTCAGCGTGGACTGCTACGACTATCTGCATAATATCATGTTCGATGTTAAAACCGGTATAAAAAAAGAAGAAGTGAACCCCTTCAAGCTTTACGCAACAGGCTATGCTCTTGTCTTTGAGAGCATATACGAGATTCCTGTTGACATAGGATGCACGGTTTTCCTGAATTTTAAAGATGACCGCCTCCTGGTTGAGCGCGATATTTTCCACATTAGCGACGACCTGAGAAGCTGGTGGATTGAGGAAAGGGACAAAAAGGCGGAGATGGTATATGAGGAGAAAGACCCCGGAATGGCGCAATGCGAGAGAAGGTGCATGTACGCGGCTGAGTGCATGACAGTGTGATTTCAGGCATGGCAGAAGAATATTCCGGTGAAATATGAAAGCTTTGACAGAAGATGCAATTAAACAAATCTTTGGCAATACAACGTTCTTCAAGGGACAGGATTATTATAAAAACGGTCATGTCCGGGGAACTGTAAAATTAGATGATACTCTTTTTGCTCAGGTGATGGGAAGTTCTCCCGAACCATATGAGGTGAGAGCTTTGATCAAAGATTCAGAGATAAGCACAAAATGTACATGCCCTGTAGGAAATATGTGCAAACATGGAACAGCGCTTCTCCTGAAATGGTTGTTTGAACCTTCTTCATTTATTGATGCTGATAGATTCCTGGAATCTCTGGATGAAGTTAGCAAAGATGAAATAATCAATATGATTGGGAGAGCAATAAAACAACATCCGTCTCTTGTCATTGAATTTACAAGAGAGGAAAGAGAAAAACCCAGAATTAATATAGATGCTATTTCCAAAAAGATAGCCTGGATAACAAGTGGAGAACTTGACTACTACCATATCGACGATGCCATCGACAAACTTGATGAGATTAAAAATATCGCTGACAGGCTAAAAGAAGAGAAATCTTTTAAAGATGCTGTTGATATATATTTTGTCTTGGTTGAAGGATGCGTCGATGCATTTGATGAAGGTGCTGATGATTCTAACGGCAGCATGGGAGATTTTGCAATAAGCTGCATAAAAGATTTTAATGAATGTGCGGAGCAGATAAACGATCCTGCTTATAACAACAGACTCCTTGGCAAGATAATGAATCTTGCCAGGATCGAGGATTATGGCCTGGAAGCAAGCGACATGCTCTATAGTGTGATCAATGATGAGAATATCAAAAGAGTAGAAGAATATTTTCTTGGAAAATTGGATGAGACAAGGAAGATCGCATCAGATTCAAGTTACAGGTATCATAAAGAAAAGTCGCTGGGGATACTTAACGGGCTTTATGAAAAACTTGGAAAGCCAGATGAGAGGCTGCGCCTTGCCATGTATGAGCTTGTGGATAAAGAGGACTATTACAGGCTGGCAAAAATACTGTTTGAGAAAAAGAGATTCCAGGAAGCCTTTGATGCTGCCAAAAAAGGACTGCTGATGCCGGGTGAATCGCATTATTTGAATGATCTCTATTTTGATATTGCCCGCGCGCTGATCGGTTTGAGACCTGATATGATAGATTTCAATCTCTCTCTTAATGTGGCGCTTGACCTTATGTCAGGACGTTTTGATGGAGAAAAATACATAGCAGCAAAAGAGGTATTCGAAGCGATCGGAAAATCCGGGGCTTTCAGATCAGCATTTTATATAACCATCAAGAACAGGAACAGCGCTGTTCTTGCAATGTTGAAGGATGGCGAATTACAGGCTGCAATAGATACAGTCCGCACAGAGCCAAATATTTCTCAGGGGACTATCATTGCGGTTTCAAGAGCAGCGCTGGATAAGGGGATGAAACAGGAATCAGCCATGCTCATGCGAATTGCGCTTGAGCGTGGAAGGATCAATGATTTACCGCATGTGGGAGAACTGCTTAAGGTAATGGTAGATATTTCTGAGATGCCCGTTCTGCAATCTCTTTGTGATCGCATTTTGAAAAACAAAGATAGAGGAACTGCACTCTTATTGATACCATATTTTTTGAAAAAATCACCTGAGCTTTCGGCTTTGCTTGCAAAGAACTTCATTAAGGATATTCCTGTGGAGATGGTGATTAAAGTCGCTCTTTCAGTAGCGCAGAAGTCACCTGGCGAGGGGGCAATGCTATGCAGATTGCGCATCAATCAGGATATTTTGCAGTCGCATGTTCATTATGATAAAGCGGTCAGTCTTCTATCTGCTGTGAAGGAAATCTATTCAGGAAATGAGCCTGAATGGCAGGAGTTCATCAGGAAGTTCGCTGCTGAAAACAAGGGTAAGAAGAAGCTGATAGAAATGGTGAGGAAGGAGTTCAAAGTGGTTTTGTGAAGCGATGCTTTCACTGAAGTTGAAAATATTGAGAAAAATATATAAAGAAGTGTCACATGAATAACGGTATGGGTGATAATAAGGATTGTGAGAAACTGATGCTGGCGGCGGTGGTGCATGATATTGGGAAGTTCTGGCAGGGGACAGGAGAGAAGGGAACGCATCAGGAACTTGGCACAAAATTTGTAAGAGAGTATTTTCCAGAGCAGTGGCAAGAGGCAGCGGGAATTATCTCAATGCATCATGAGGCTGGCAAACTCAATTCAGCAGGATACGAATTATTAAAGATTCTAATGGTCAGTGATTGGCTTTCTTCAGGAGAACGATATGATCGGGACGAAGATGATTTGGGGAAAAGAATCAACGAACCGTTGCTATCGATATTTTCAGAAATCAATCTTGGTATAGATCAACAAAATAAAAAATGGCGCATACCTCTAAAAATATTATCTCTGGATGAAAATAGTCTATTCCCTAAAATTGAAGATGGAAAGGTAGATTTAAAATCTGATTACAGAAATCTCTGGAATAAGTTCATTGGCGAAGTAGATACAATAAAGGGAATATTGGATTTTAATAAATATTTTAATAGTTTATATTATATTCTCCAAAAATATACCTGGTGCATCCCCTCTGCGGTTTATAAAAATACACCTGATATTTCATTGTTCGACCATTTGAAAACAACCTGTGCTATTTCAGCTTGTTTATACAAATTCCATGATTCTTTCGATCAATGGGATGGTGAATCTATTAATGACAGAAATACACAGAAATTTTTATTAATTGGAGGAGATATTTCCGGAATCCAGAAATATATATACTATATAACATCAGTTGGAGTCGGTGGAGTAGCAAAAAGATTGCGTGCAAGATCATTTTATATCAGCATGATCTCTGAAGTCCTTACACAAAGACTTCTGGATGAGTTTAATCTACCTTCTGTATGCAATATTATTTCATCTGGTGGCAGATTTTTCATAATTGCCCCAAATACAGAAACAACCAACGATAAATTCATAAATATCAAGAAAAATGTGTCGGAATGGCTGTTGAATGAGTTTCATGGGAATTTATCTTTAAACCTTGAATACATTGAATTCTCTGGAAAAGGATTAGAAATTGGAAACAGCAGCAGTAAATCAGGTTTTTCAAGAGTTTTTGATAGAATAAGTGATAAGCTTGACAGCGCAAAGTTACATAAATTCAACGAAATTCTTGTTTCAGAAAACAAATGGAATGATAGTTTCAAGACTGAAATTAAAATGGCAAATATATGCAGAAGCTGTGGAAAAATGCCAGTTGTTAAAAATTTGGAAATATGTGATAAATGTGAATTCGATGCTAACATTGGGGATTTACTTCTTGAAGCTAAATATATTGCTATTTCAAAAACAAAACCGACAAATGAAAAACATATCACATTATTCTCTGATGTTCCATATTATGTATCAATATTAAATAGAATTGATGGGAACAATTATGAATCAACTTTAAAACTCAATGATTTTACTATAGACCACACAGCGAATGGTTTTAAACTCATTGCAAATCATGTATTTCAATTAAAAGATCGCAACACTCTGTGCGCTGCTTGCCAGAAAATAGATGAATGTGCTGTCATACAAGAGGGAAACTTTCCCAAAACAGCAAGTTTTGATTGTTTAGTCAGATTGAGTGAAGGCAAATTTCTGTTAGGTATTTTAAAAGCCGATGTTGATAACCTTGGTTATATATTCAGCATGGGGCTTAAGAAAAATAACAAAGAAGATTCAGACCGGGACACAATTTCCCGAATCACAATGCTCAGCAGAATGCTTGATATGTTTTTTACAGGGTGGATTCATCATGTGGTGAAAACAGTTTATCCTCAGTGCTACATTGTCTATTCAGGGGGAGATGACCTCCTGATCGCAGGTCCCTGGAATAAAATAATAGAATTATCTCAAAAAATAAACCAGGATTTCAGGAGCTATACCTGCAATAATCAAAATATTACATTATCTGCCGGGATATTCCTGTCCAAATCAAAGTTTCCAATCGCAAGAAGTTCAAACCTCTCTGATGAAGAATTGGAGAAATCCAAAAAAGGGGATAAAAATCAGGTAACTTTGTTTAATAAAACCGTCAAGTGGCAACGATTTACAGAATTAATTGATCATGGTAATTTTCTTGATGAAGAATTGAAGAAAAACAAAAACGGAGAGTCTCCAATTAATTCGTCATTTGTCAACAGGCTCTTTAAATACTGCAGGATGGCTGAGGAAGGGGATATAATGTATCTTTCTAGGATAAAATATGATATTGGGCGAAATATTATTAATAAAAATATGGGAACAAATGAAAATGAAATAATTAGGAGGCTTCTGAAAATGAGGGATGAAATGTCAGATATGATAATTCCAGTATCTTATGCATTATATAAAAACAGGGATGAAAAGAAATGAGAGATTATGACCGGACAAATTTCAGAACTGATAGAGGACGAAATTTCAGTCAAAAACAGGTTTCCCAACCTTTGAATATGAGTTTTCTTGACAAGGGATTTTATCAAGACAAAGAAAAGACCAAACTAATAGATATTTTGATAACGACAGAGTCTGAAAAATTAGGAAAGAAATTTGCGGATTTGAAATTAACAAGTTCACAATTAAGGAAATTTTTCAATGAAGTTCGTTCTATTGAAGCACAAATAGATGGAAGATTTGATGAACAAAAAGCTTTGATTTTAATGCTTAAATCCAAGGTGGCATATTCCGTCGGAAAAGATTCAAGTAAAACACCTAAAGAGTTTAAAGAATTCATTGATGCATGTGTAGACAAAATCTCTGATAGTAAAGATTTTGACGCATTCATGAAGTTTTTTGAAAGTGTAGTTGGATATTATTACTTTCATAGTAAATTCAAGGAGGAACATAGATGAAATTGATAGCCCATAAAATAATCAGGGGAGAAATCGAGTGTATAACTGGTCTTCACATAGGCGGTTCGTCTGAAACCATTGAAATAGGTGGGATGGATAATCCAATTATAAAACATCCAATTACAGGTTTTCCTTATATTCCAGGATCATCTGTCAAGGGGCGAATGCGGTCATTATTGGAATTGAAATATGGATTGTTTGATAACAAAGGTGAATTCCATAAATATTGTGGAAATAATAATTGTTTTATATGTCGAATATTTGGAACATCAGCAGAAAAATCAGAACTTGGACCTGGTAGATTAATCGTTCGTGATGCAAATCTTTTTCAGGAATCTCAAGAAAAACTAACAAAGCTGAAAAAAGAAAAAGGACTGCCCTATTCTGAAGAAAAATATGAGAATACGATAAATAGAATTACTGCCAGAGCAAATCCCAGATCTATAGAAAGAGTCCCTGCCGGAATTAAATTTAATTTTGAACTTGTATATCGTGTTTTCGATATGGGTGATGAAGGCAAGACTGATCTTGATTTACTCAAACATGTTAAAGAAGGGTTGAAATTAATAGAAAATGATGCGCTTGGCGGTTCTGGAAGCCGCGGCTCAGGAAAAGTGAAGTTCAACAATATTAAAATGTTTGATAGTTCAGATCAATCCTCAGCAGTGGATTTTAATATATGAAAACATATGAAATAATTCTCCATCCCGAATCATCATTCTTGACGCCCTTTCAAGCAGATACTATATTCGGTTCAATTTGCTGGGCGATAAGGTACATGGAAGGGGAAAAAGAACTTGAAGATTTTATCTCGAAATATCAAACATCGCCACCACTGATAATCTCAAATGGTTTTCCCACAGGATTTTTTCCTAAGCCATTACATGAACCTGTTACCAGAGAACAGCTTATAGAGATTGTGAAGGAAACAGATAAAATCAAAAAAGATTCGAAAAAAGAATTAATTGATATCCTGAAAATAATGAAAAAATTCAAGAAAGAAAAGCTGATCAAAAAAGATGTGTTTGAAGAATTATTAAATGGTTTATCTGAAAAAGATTATTTGAAACGAAAGATAGACGAAAATCATGAAGTTTATTATCCAGAAAAAAAATTTACACTTTATAAAAATGCTATCAATCGTGTAACTTCTCATACTAATGAAGAAGGAGGTCTTTTTACACAGGATGAAACTTTTTATTCAAATGAAACAAACATTTCATTTTTCATAAAAATTAATGGGATCGATAAAGAATTTATCGAAAAGATATTTAAATTCATTTCATTGAATGGATTTGGAAAGAAGAAAACTACCGGAAAAGGTCATTTCAAATTAATTGATATTAAAGAATATAAGTTTAATTCTCCTGAAAATCCGAATGCTTTTGTTTCTCTTTCTTCATTTGTTCCATCCGAAAATGACCCTGTTGAAGGATGGTATGATCTGCAGGTGAAATATGGAAAACTTGGCGGTCATTATG includes:
- a CDS encoding CRISPR-associated endonuclease Cas3'', with protein sequence MNNDIYKLLPTEDCYSKTHGSDFFETYNSHINLCLAFLNPVLKALNYHNSIDDVKRMVQLHDIGKLGPEFQEAIKMNKPQYIRHEELAFIKWLDNYSNLKDLKLPYILAILAHHKTLIDDESAILIEQFISNHPNWKKLSKEWLSIIKRQRPERIDHEFLSALPLIDILRTVDILASFTSETVYLQYMKKPEIKKSLYEAAFSDISKELSCINIRTDEIKYETISDDGKTVKIDLNSPVNSIIEYVRREKS
- the cas3 gene encoding CRISPR-associated helicase Cas3', yielding MLELYHHQKAMQEPMRERKNALLLAPCGSGKTLAVVYSWLKERPTKHLIYVLPTKTLLKSIKQDIIELIEGKDGKPDAVKELGYRIVDLEQTEFSNPKLISIATDYGEERESKLYAHDIIITTMDSYIARLYRSSLTPKKFRDLPIARIFNSTTIFDEAQMYDNYTHTLARYTFKLLREGKAHHIVMTATLSDKMIDFLELKDEKGYKKIPVPDDKWMNFTGKKQIAKIVEFNDFTSKVEEIINENKISKALIVCNTVGKAQDLFNKLSGNVRNVLLLHSRFKYEDREKKENQIREHFTKDNAFIVATQVVEAGIDISAPCLITEIATGDSLVQRIGRCARRKNEEGSIFLLYSKEEKQLPYKKSKIEPAIQMLKGLSGNQDYDFTLEKQLVGSVIPPALEGNAESKARGIILSAFVSLSAFGDAWINVPTRDATPVYIYFGKNINKDDNNKVMENCVRVDLRFLYSISKDLSEFKFYDREYDKEDQKITFREKNNPNAWSIAVSKSVGYDSILGVTRNE
- a CDS encoding ATP-binding protein → MDKEFLISYLKKRNYWWQTKNIAPSDRGTERQDYLNKIQQSDKLERIICLSGIRRSGKTTILYQYIDLLLKTKKPEEIVYAKIDDLIGKIDSVHDILNTYHELTGIDPSRESTYFLLDEIHVMKEWQLQLKYYIDAHAKCRFIISGSSKTLLYLDASESLAGRIRFLDVFPLTLREFLEFNNIDVSGMLPQKPDLEGFEDIEKAYNGIVEHKQSILYFLSQYFDTGGYPEWFKIRDMEQWYRTIVEDYFALILFKDIVSVFKVKDPILLEKMVRDIAAVSTNRFTYKGLSERLDIDRETLKLYLYYLQSSMMVFVADVFAPSKKAAEKRAKKLYFWEEGLRRALTLDRDDGKAAENVAAWHLIKKGRESKPFYEPYYWKNKHEVDFVYDDSKKVIPIEIKYREHPTNADLKGLIEFMEMEDLNTGIVVTKDTFKKGELGGRRVLFIPIWLFLLLI
- a CDS encoding CRISPR locus-related DNA-binding protein — protein: MTTTLTLISTIYSIEPVIVCATRFSPSRIILLTEEKAPEEKERAEKMITDTLGSVLKVEKKYTSLYDVVKVARDVAAIIEEENAKGQRIIVNVSGGRKPQAFGALFGSYARKEMVEQVVYVTEEDQFVIDFPLLGFGISDTKRAVLEQLESSETSVSKIAIKIGISKGMAYSHLRELKSMGYVSEGNGFKITSAGRIAII
- the cas2 gene encoding CRISPR-associated endonuclease Cas2, which encodes MNCLVVYDITDDGQRKRLATMLQTFGLARIQYSAFRGELNANDRAVLARRVSQFVNDGHDSIFIIPLCDRCTGTAEIISNSGTCLVKDSSVQIV
- the cas4a gene encoding type I-A CRISPR-associated protein Cas4/Csa1, whose amino-acid sequence is MVYYLNDIEHKQLLKKLRPLSRSVGVTEELRGWSWDNSPLKPYYDVKLPMYSICSKYCPTSRDVYLRHVLKKKGEMTYPVSLGSVTHASINEAYRQVRRKSFTPAFEEWYNTQKFETHIQGNLELIKKYAGMVWKHVLTNAESKFTDASSSQPYSTEEDMIATSAPFLIEHKISGELIGCSGILSVDCYDYLHNIMFDVKTGIKKEEVNPFKLYATGYALVFESIYEIPVDIGCTVFLNFKDDRLLVERDIFHISDDLRSWWIEERDKKAEMVYEEKDPGMAQCERRCMYAAECMTV
- the cas10 gene encoding type III-A CRISPR-associated protein Cas10/Csm1, giving the protein MNNGMGDNKDCEKLMLAAVVHDIGKFWQGTGEKGTHQELGTKFVREYFPEQWQEAAGIISMHHEAGKLNSAGYELLKILMVSDWLSSGERYDRDEDDLGKRINEPLLSIFSEINLGIDQQNKKWRIPLKILSLDENSLFPKIEDGKVDLKSDYRNLWNKFIGEVDTIKGILDFNKYFNSLYYILQKYTWCIPSAVYKNTPDISLFDHLKTTCAISACLYKFHDSFDQWDGESINDRNTQKFLLIGGDISGIQKYIYYITSVGVGGVAKRLRARSFYISMISEVLTQRLLDEFNLPSVCNIISSGGRFFIIAPNTETTNDKFINIKKNVSEWLLNEFHGNLSLNLEYIEFSGKGLEIGNSSSKSGFSRVFDRISDKLDSAKLHKFNEILVSENKWNDSFKTEIKMANICRSCGKMPVVKNLEICDKCEFDANIGDLLLEAKYIAISKTKPTNEKHITLFSDVPYYVSILNRIDGNNYESTLKLNDFTIDHTANGFKLIANHVFQLKDRNTLCAACQKIDECAVIQEGNFPKTASFDCLVRLSEGKFLLGILKADVDNLGYIFSMGLKKNNKEDSDRDTISRITMLSRMLDMFFTGWIHHVVKTVYPQCYIVYSGGDDLLIAGPWNKIIELSQKINQDFRSYTCNNQNITLSAGIFLSKSKFPIARSSNLSDEELEKSKKGDKNQVTLFNKTVKWQRFTELIDHGNFLDEELKKNKNGESPINSSFVNRLFKYCRMAEEGDIMYLSRIKYDIGRNIINKNMGTNENEIIRRLLKMRDEMSDMIIPVSYALYKNRDEKK
- the csm2 gene encoding type III-A CRISPR-associated protein Csm2, encoding MRDYDRTNFRTDRGRNFSQKQVSQPLNMSFLDKGFYQDKEKTKLIDILITTESEKLGKKFADLKLTSSQLRKFFNEVRSIEAQIDGRFDEQKALILMLKSKVAYSVGKDSSKTPKEFKEFIDACVDKISDSKDFDAFMKFFESVVGYYYFHSKFKEEHR
- the csm3 gene encoding type III-A CRISPR-associated RAMP protein Csm3, producing MKLIAHKIIRGEIECITGLHIGGSSETIEIGGMDNPIIKHPITGFPYIPGSSVKGRMRSLLELKYGLFDNKGEFHKYCGNNNCFICRIFGTSAEKSELGPGRLIVRDANLFQESQEKLTKLKKEKGLPYSEEKYENTINRITARANPRSIERVPAGIKFNFELVYRVFDMGDEGKTDLDLLKHVKEGLKLIENDALGGSGSRGSGKVKFNNIKMFDSSDQSSAVDFNI